The following are encoded in a window of Gossypium raimondii isolate GPD5lz chromosome 13, ASM2569854v1, whole genome shotgun sequence genomic DNA:
- the LOC105782633 gene encoding transmembrane 9 superfamily member 11 codes for MASFGIWVLTIFLVFQSGYGFYLPGSYPHKYKVGDPLSVKVNSLTSIDTEMPFSYYSLPFCKPAEGVKDSAENLGELLMGDRIENSPYRFKMYTNETLIFLCQSGKLSADEFKLLKERIDEMYQVNLILDNLPAIRYTVKEGFVSRWTGYPIGVKFQDMYYVFNHLKFKVLVHKYEETNVARVMGTGDAVDVFPSGGKGGSDVPGYMVVGFEVIPCSVMHNGNVVKDLKMYDKYPSEIKCDTTTVTVPIKEGEPFVFTYEVAFEESDIKWPSRWDAYLKMEGSKVHWFSILNSLMVITFLAGIVLVIFLRTVRRDLTRYEELDKEAQAQMNEELSGWKLVVGDVFRAPSHPALLCIMVGDGVQILGMGVVTILFAALGFMSPASRGTLITGMLFFYMILGIAAGYVAVRLWRTIGCGDHKGWASVAWKAACFFPGIAFLILTILNFLLWGSHSTGAIPFSLFVILLLLWFCISVPLTLVGGYFGAKAPHIEYPVRTNQIPREIPAQKYPSWLLVLGAGTLPFGTLFIELFFIMSSIWMGRVYYVFGFLLIVMVLLVVVCAEVSLVLTYMHLCVEDWKWWWKSFFASGSVAIYIFLYSVNYLIFDLKSLSGPVSATLYLGYSLFMVLAIMLATGTIGFLSSFWFVHYLFSSVKLD; via the coding sequence ATGGCGAGTTTTGGGATCTGGGTATTAACGATTTTCTTGGTTTTTCAATCTGGGTATGGGTTTTATTTGCCTGGTAGTTACCCTCACAAATATAAAGTTGGGGATCCTTTATCTGTTAAAGTGAATTCCTTAACTTCAATTGATACTGAAATGCCCTTTAGCtattatagtttacccttttgtAAACCTGCTGAGGGTGTTAAAGATAGTGCTGAGAATCTGGGTGAACTTCTTATGGGAGATCGTATTGAGAACTCACCATATAGGTTCAAGATGTATACTAATGAAACCTTGATCTTTTTGTGTCAATCGGGTAAGTTATCGGCTGATGAGTTTAAGTTGTTGAAGGAGAGGATTGATGAGATGTATCAGGTTAATTTGATTCTCGATAATTTGCCGGCGATTAGGTATACGGTGAAAGAGGGCTTTGTTTCGAGGTGGACCGGGTATCCGATTGGGGTTAAGTTTCAAGATATgtattatgtgtttaatcatttgaaatttaaggTTCTTGTTCATAAGTACGAGGAAACGAATGTGGCGCGTGTGATGGGGACTGGGGATGCCGTTGATGTTTTCCCCAGTGGTGGTAAAGGTGGATCCGATGTGCCGGGGTATATGGTTGTTGGATTCGAGGTGATTCCTTGTAGTGTTATGCATAATGGTAACGTGGTTAAGGATTTGAAAATGTATGATAAATACCCATCCGAGATTAAATGCGATACAACTACCGTCACGGTGCCTATCAAGGAAGGTGAGCCATTTGTGTTCACGTATGAAGTTGCCTTTGAGGAGAGTGATATCAAGTGGCCGTCTCGTTGGGATGCTTATTTGAAGATGGAAGGATCGAAAGTTCATTGGTTTTCGATCTTGAATTCCCTTATGGTGATCACTTTCCTTGCTGGTATAGTTCTTGTGATCTTTTTAAGGACTGTTAGGCGGGATCTGACTCGGTATGAGGAGCTTGACAAGGAGGCTCAAGCGCAGATGAACGAGGAGTTGTCGGGGTGGAAGTTAGTTGTCGGGGATGTTTTCCGTGCCCCGTCCCATCCTGCTCTTTTGTGTATTATGGTCGGTGATGGAGTTCAGATCCTTGGTATGGGAGTTGTGACTATATTGTTTGCTGCTCTTGGATTCATGTCTCCAGCATCCCGTGGAACTCTCATTACAGGTATGCTATTCTTCTACATGATTCTTGGAATTGCAGCTGGCTATGTTGCAGTTCGGCTTTGGAGAACTATCGGCTGCGGTGATCACAAGGGATGGGCTTCGGTTGCATGGAAAGCTGCTTGCTTTTTCCCTGGTATCGCATTTTTAATTCTCACCATTTTGAATTTCCTGTTGTGGGGAAGTCACAGCACTGGAGCTATCCCATTTTCGCTCTTTGTCATTCTACTCCTACTATGGTTCTGCATCTCGGTTCCACTCACCTTAGTCGGAGGATACTTCGGAGCCAAGGCACCTCACATTGAATACCCTGTCCGAACCAACCAGATCCCTCGAGAAATCCCAGCTCAAAAATACCCATCATGGCTGTTAGTTCTTGGTGCTGGGACTCTACCTTTCGGTACCCTTTTTATCGAGCTTTTCTTCATCATGTCAAGCATATGGATGGGACGCGTGTACTACGTCTTCGGCTTTCTTCTCATCGTTATGGTCCTCCTCGTTGTGGTTTGTGCCGAAGTATCATTGGTGTTAACTTACATGCATCTCTGCGTAGAAGACTGGAAATGGTGGTGGAAATCCTTCTTCGCTTCCGGTTCAGTCGCCATCTACATCTTCTTATACTCCGTAAACTACCTCATATTCGATCTCAAGAGTTTGAGTGGACCGGTCTCTGCAACTCTCTACTTGGGGTATTCTCTCTTCATGGTCCTCGCAATCATGTTGGCCACTGGCACGATCGGGTTCCTTTCATCTTTCTGGTTCGTGCATTACTTGTTCTCTTCCGTAAAGCTGGATTGA
- the LOC105782284 gene encoding probable E3 ubiquitin-protein ligase RZFP34: MSFSMEEVEIKHSGAKELSYQQQNESCEVFEEEVRGSFSPQSGGNRVDKQESNDAEATELLDKGFMEYGCPHYRRRCRIRAPCCGEIFDCRHCHNEAKNNINVDQKLRHDLPRRQISKVICSLCGTEQEAQQVCINCGVCMGKYFCNSCKLFDDDTSKRQYHCDGCGICRIGGQENFFHCHKCGCCYSILLKNSHPCVEGAMHHDCPICFEFLFESRQNVTVLPCGHTIHTNCFKEMRDHFQYACPLCSKSVCDMSKVWEKFDEEIAATPMPEQYQNKMVSILCNDCETKSLVRFHVLAQKCPNCKSYNTRQTRG; the protein is encoded by the exons ATGTCATTTTCAATGGAAGAAGTGGAAATTAAGCATTCTGGAGCTAAAGAGCTTAGCTATCAGCAACAAAATGAAAGCTGCGAAGTATTTGAAGAAGAGGTGAGGGGATCATTCTCACCACAGTCAGGTGGAAACCGTGTGGATAAACAAGAATCAAATGATGCAGAAGCAACTGAATTGCTGGACAAGGGGTTTATGGAGTATGG TTGCCCACATTATCGAAGAAGGTGCCGGATTAGAGCTCCCTGTTGTGGTGAGATATTTGATTGTCGTCACTGTCATAATGAGGCAAAG AACAATATCAATGTTGACCAGAAGCTCAGACATGATCTCCCACGCCGTCAAATCAGTAAG GTTATTTGTTCGCTATGTGGCACAGAACAAGAG GCTCAACAAGTTTGCATCAACTGTGGTGTTTGTATGGGGAAATATTTCTGCAACTCCTGCAAACTTTTTGATGATGAT ACATCGAAGAGACAGTATCATTGTGACGGTTGTGGGATCTGTAG GATTGGAGGGCAGGAGAACTTCTTCCATTGCCACAAGTGTG GTTGCTGCTATTCAATTCTTCTGAAAAACAGCCATCCCTGTGTTGAAGGAGCGATGCACCATGACTGTCCCATATGCTTTGAG TTCTTGTTCGAATCGAGACAGAATGTAACTGTTCTGCCATGCGGACATACAATTCACACAAATTGTTTCAAGGAAATGAGAGACCATTTCCA ATATGCCTGCCCTCTGTGCTCCAAATCGGTTTGTGACATGTCAAAGGTCTGGGAGAAATTCGATGAGGAGATCGCAGCTACACCAATGCCGGAACAGTACCAAAACAAAATG GTCTCGATCCTTTGCAACGATTGCGAGACAAAATCTCTAGTTCGGTTTCATGTCCTGGCTCAGAAATGCCCGAATTGCAAGTCATACAATACTAGGCAAACACGAGGCTGA
- the LOC105782825 gene encoding uncharacterized protein LOC105782825, protein MENRVVNSHGAEIPKKSRSLDLKSLYESGDSKEFFKNKSLKRKESSQEGDDEKRSIINNKRKKSRKALPLSSFRTNHDISSSKSLTEVYDGGVCSRLHGPESLKFGLSQNSKNGCSANGISLSLGDSGTSIPRRKRGFVRRNKFESGQVLKPDGQPSSVVVGVSEDVKLASEDSSTQNVSLKVEEEKLIDDFKENRSSEPSSVQHMKEEDSVAGYSAVNDGDSSFKRSRRKPRKKKDTVKGGKSFAKKAERLVDSSVKPFGDLQDDDEENLEENAARMLSSRFDPSCTGFSLNSKVSLSPSENGLSFLLASGRDASSRSKKFSGCESPSVDASGRVLRPRKRHGEKGNSRKRRHFYEIFSGDLDANWVLNRKIKVFWPLDKSWYYGFVNDYDKERKLHHVKYDDRDEEWVNLQKERFKLLLFPSEVPNKSEPKRSQGDGDTGDRIRNMKLNKENRKRNAMKEDDSGNGSYMESEPIISWLARSSRRVKSLPLHAVKRQKTSASLSFHRQPLSCDEAVDENGCLHGGSLKARKVKLFGSSALSDRPVDGRRIEDSSLGSCPKDGKHPIVYFRRRFRRTEKVLWQASESTCGASLVSKPIAFLGSVDDFQDLGELDVCLGRLDPEGDMLFTDNAGQLQLNISLLHSKRFRFGLSFPMLSVNDLFGAKSFWLVHSLLLLQCGTVMTIWPIVHLEVLFVDNEVGLRFLLFQGSLKEAVAFIFQVLKVFYRPAEQGKFADVQVPVTSIRFKFSLTRDFRKQIVFACCYFHEVKHFKWMFLDCKLKRYCVLNRQLPLSECTYDNIKALQNRTNQLFSSPYKGSSSLEGSRRRYRLGLSRMGVSRGSSCLEVGQLSSSSEKQNKNLPLFTLSFGAAPTFFFSLHLKLLMDYCVARISFQDHDSIENPESSGNLLLDENSNREDCVKKSFESSLGNFPKASSKVASVTELMTLDLSVSSDGRWRKYLQKHANSDQIVNGSPAIYHKPEEVGASAIGQLEKQKCDYSESQQPFLSSKVVDGDKKGSGSSSVLNGIRVELPPFDQYKNHVDSKLPSTQQSTDLTWNMNGGVIPTPNPTASRSYWHQNRSSLSIGYHAHRSSDGKVDIFHNNFGNGPKKPRTQVSYSMPFGGLDYSSKNIGYHQRGLPHKRIRRANEKRSSDVSRGSQRNMELVSCHANLLLTLGDRGWRECGAQVALERFDHNEWKLAVKMSGSTRCSYKAHQFLQPGSTNRYTHAMMWKGGKDWTLEFTDRSQWALFKDMHEECYNRNIRAASVRNIPIPGVCLVHDYDENATDVTFVRSCFKYLRQVETDVEMALDPSHVFYDMDTDDEQWISGIHISSQSDGSCSTLEFSDEMFEKIMDMFEKAAYTQQCDQFNSDEIEEFMAGVGSMELIRAVYEHWREKRQRVGMPLIRHLQPPLWERYEQQVREWELTMSKVSSIPSNAVEKPPMFAFCLKPRGLEVPNKGSKQRSQRKISVSGQINPALGDHEGFHSFGRRSNGFLFGDEKVLYPMHNYESLEDSPLSQASPRVFSQLDSGIKGYFRDGFDKHHHQKLRRSEPKKICTFLSPNESQMTTSYSQKLTGKRNGIHQQSMAFSEWPSVHHYFSDGLQRHGPEQLDNPDTDEFRYRDATSAARHALKMAKFKRERAQRLLFRADLAIHKAVVALMTAEAIKASSDNVNGDG, encoded by the exons ATGGAAAATAGAGTAGTGAACTCTCATGGAGCGGAAATTCCTAAGAAATCAAGATCTTTGGATCTTAAGAGTTTGTATGAATCTGGTGATTCAAaggagttttttaaaaataagagcTTGAAGAGGAAAGAAAGTTCACAAGAAGGTGATGATGAGAAGAGGAGTATTATTAataacaagagaaagaagagtaGGAAAGCTCTGCCTCTCAGTAGTTTTAGAACCAACCATGATATTAGTAGTAGCAAGAGTTTAACTGAAGTTTATGATGGGGGTGTTTGTTCTAGGCTGCATGGTCCAGAAAGCTTGAAGTTTGGTTTGAGTCAAAACTCAAAGAATGGTTGCAGTGCTAATGGCATTTCACTTAGTTTGGGTGACAGTGGTACTAGTATTCCCAGGCGTAAACGTGGGTTTGTGAGGCGAAACAAGTTTGAGAGTGGTCAAGTCTTGAAGCCGGATGGGCAACCTAGTAGTGTAGTTGTTGGTGTTAGTGAGGATGTGAAGTTAGCCAGTGAAGATTCCAGCACTCAGAATGTGTCTTTGAAGGTTGAAGAAGAGAAGcttattgatgattttaaggAAAATAGAAGCAGTGAGCCAAGTTCAGTTCAGCATATGAAGGAAGAAGATAGTGTTGCTGGTTACTCAGCTGTAAATGATGGTGATTCTTCTTTTAAAAGGTCAAGGAGAAAGCCTAGGAAGAAGAAGGATACAGTAAAAGGGGGCAAATCTTTTGCTAAGAAGGCTGAGAGATTAGTAGATTCTTCTGTAAAGCCATTTGGTGATTTGcaagatgatgatgaagagaATCTTGAAGAGAATGCGGCAAGGATGTTATCATCAAGGTTCGACCCAAGTTGTACTGGCTTTTCTTTGAACAGCAAAGTCTCTTTATCACCGTCTGAGAATGGATTATCTTTTCTCTTAGCTTCTGGTCGGGATGCTAGTTCTAGGTCTAAGAAATTTTCTGGTTGTGAATCTCCCTCTGTCGATGCTTCGGGTAGGGTATTGAGACCAAGGAAAAGACATGGAGAGAAAGGCAATTCAAGGAAAAGGCGCCacttttatgaaattttctCTGGAGATTTGGATGCAAACTGGGTgttaaatagaaaaatcaaggtGTTTTGGCCTTTGGACAAGAGTTGGTATTATGGCTTTGTCAATGACTATGACAAAGAGAGAAAACTTCACCATGTAAAATATGATGACCGTGATGAGGAATGGGTAAATTTACAGAAAGAGAGATTTAAACTCCTGCTTTTTCCAAGTGAAGTTCCCAACAAATCTGAGCCAAAAAGATCTCAGGGTGATGGGGACACTGGTGATAGAATCAGGAACATGAAGCTCAACAAAGAGAACAGGAAGAGAAATGCCATGAAAGAAGATGACAGTGGTAATGGTAGCTATATGGAGTCAGAACCCATCATATCCTGGTTGGCGCGCTCTAGCCGTCGTGTCAAATCCCTACCTTTGCACGCTGTGAAGAGGCAGAAAACATCTGCTTCTCTTAGTTTTCATCGGCAACCATTGTCTTGTGATGAAGCTGTGGATGAAAACGGTTGTCTTCATGGGGGTTCCTTGAAAGCAAGAAAAGTTAAATTGTTTGGTTCCTCTGCACTGTCAGATAGACCTGTTGATGGTAGAAGGATCGAGGATTCTTCTTTGGGTAGTTGCCCTAAAGACGGTAAACATCCTATCGTTTATTTTCGAAGGAGATTTCGCAGGACAGAGAAAGTTTTGTGGCAGGCTTCTGAAAGCACTTGTGGTGCCAGCCTGGTGTCTAAACCAATCGCTTTTCTTGGCTCTGTTGATGACTTTCAGGATTTGGGAGAACTTGATGTTTGTCTTGGACGGTTGGATCCTGAAGGAGATATGTTGTTTACTGATAATGCAGGGCAGTTACAATTAAATATTTCGCTATTACATTCGAAGCGGTTCAGGTTTGGATTGAGCTTCCCCATGCTCTCTGTCAATGATTTATTTGGAGCGAAAAGCTTTTGGCTGGTTCATTCATTGTTGCTGCTTCAGTGTGGTACGGTGATGACTATCTGGCCAATTGTTCATCTAGAGGTCCTTTTTGTTGATAATGAAGTTGGACTGAGGTTTCTCCTGTTTCAAGGATCGTTGAAGGAAGCTGTAGCTTTTATTTTCCAGGTCCTGAAGGTATTTTATCGACCTGCTGAACAGGGGAAGTTTGCTGATGTGCAGGTGCCTGTAACTTCGATCAGGTTCAAATTTTCTCTGACTCGAGATTTTAGGAAGCAGATTGTCTTTGCTTGTTGTTATTTTCATGAAGTGAAGCATTTCAAATGGATGTTTTTGGATTGTAAGCTGAAAAGATATTGTGTCCTCAATAGGCAATTACCTCTGTCTGAGTGCACTTATGATAACATTAAGGCACTTCAGAATAGAACTAACCAGCTGTTTAGTTCTCCTTACAAAGGCTCCTCATCGCTTGAG GGCTCAAGGAGAAGATATAGGCTGGGTCTCAGCCGTATGGGTGTTTCCAGAGGATCTAGTTGTCTGGAAGTTGGCCAACTTTCTTCCAGTTCTGAGAAACAGAACAAAAATCTTCCTCTGTTTACTCTTTCTTTTGGTGCTGCGCCTACTTTCTTTTTCAGTTTGCATCTTAAGCTACTTATGGATTATTGTGTTGCTCGCATCAGCTTTCAGGATCATGACTCCATTGAGAATCCAGAAAGCTCTGGCAATTTGTTGTTGGATGAAAACTCTAATAGAGAGGACTGTGTGAAAAAAAGTTTCGAAAGTAGTTTAGGAAATTTTCCGAAGGCTTCATCAAAGGTTGCTTCCGTCACTGAGTTAATGACTCTTGATCTCTCAGTTTCTAGTGATGGTCGTTGGAGAAAGTACTTGCAGAAGCAtgcaaatagtgatcaaattgtaaatggAAGTCCTGCCATCTATCATAAACCTGAAGAAGTTGGAGCCTCAGCCATTGGTCAATTAGAGAAGCAAAAATGTGACTATTCAGAGTCTCAGCAACCGTTTTTGTCGTCAAAGGTTGTTGATGGTGATAAGAAGGGTTCAGGGTCTAGTTCCGTTTTGAATGGTATTAGGGTTGAGCTTCCACCCTTTGATCAATATAAAAATCATGTTGACAGCAAATTACCCAGCACTCAACAGTCTACAGATTTGACTTGGAATATGAATGGTGGTGTTATCCCAACTCCTAATCCTACTGCTTCAAGAAGTTATTGGCATCAAAATAGAAGTAGCTTATCGATTGGATATCATGCCCATAGATCGTCAGATGGAAAGGTTGATATCTTCCACAATAATTTTGGAAATGGACCTAAGAAACCACGAACTCAGGTATCATATTCAATGCCCTTTGGAGGTTTAGATTACAGTTCAAAGAATATAGGTTACCACCAGAGAGGTCTTCCTCACAAGCGAATTAGGAGGGCAAATGAGAAGAGATCATCTgatgtttctagaggttctcaAAGAAACATGGAGTTAGTATCTTGTCATGCAAATTTGTTACTTACCCTTGGTGACAGAGGATGGCGCGAATGTGGAGCGCAGGTTGCTTTAGAACGTTTTGATCATAACGAATGGAAGCTGGCTGTGAAAATGTCAGGGTCAACAAGGTGCTCTTACAAGGCGCATCAGTTTCTGCAGCCTGGATCTACCAATCGTTACACACATGCTATGATGTGGAAAGGAGGAAAGGATTGGACCTTGGAGTTCACGGACAGGAGCCAGTGGGCTCTTTTCAAGGATATGCATGAAGAATGCTACAACCGAAACATTCGTGCTGCTTCAGTTAGGAACATACCTATTCCTGGAGTTTGCTTGGTACAtgactatgatgaaaatgcaactGATGTGACATTTGTTCGCAGTTGTTTCAAGTACTTGCGGCAGGTTGAAACTGATGTCGAGATGGCTTTGGATCCATCCCATGTTTTTTATGACATGGATACTGATGATGAACAGTGGATTTCAGGAATTCATATATCTTCACAGAGTGATGGTAGCTGCAGCACATTGGAATTTTCTGACGAAATGTTTGAGAAGATTATGGACATGTTTGAGAAGGCTGCATATACTCAACAGTGTGATCAGTTTAATTCTGATGAAATAGAAGAGTTCATGGCCGGAGTTGGGTCCATGGAATTAATCAGAGCGGTCTATGAGCATTGGCGGGAGAAGAGGCAAAGAGTTGGAATGCCTTTAATTCGGCATCTCCAG CCACCATTGTGGGAAAGGTATGAACAGCAAGTGAGAGAGTGGGAGCTAACCATGTCTAAAGTTAGCTCTATTCCGTCCAATGCCGTCGAGAAGCCACCCATGTTTGCTTTCTGTCTGAAACCCCGGGGCTTGGAAGTTCCAAACAAAGGGTCAAAACAAAGATCCCAGCGGAAGATTTCAGTTTCTGGTCAAATCAACCCTGCATTGGGAGATCACGAAGGTTTCCATTCTTTCG GCCGAAGATCAAATGGGTTCCTATTTGGGGATGAAAAGGTTCTATATCCTATGCATAACTATGAATCTTTAGAAGATTCCCCGCTATCTCAGGCATCGCCAAGAGTATTTTCACAACTAGATTCAGGTATCAAGGGATATTTTAGGGATGGATTTGATAAGCATCATCATCAGAAACTTCGAAGAAGCGAACCAAAGAAAATTTGCACTTTTCTATCACCAAACGAGTCCCAAATGACGACTTCATATAGTCAGAAACTAACCGGCAAGCGAAATGGGATTCATCAGCAGAGCATGGCCTTTTCAGAGTGGCCAAGCGTGCATCATTACTTCTCAGATGGATTACAAAGGCACGGCCCCGAACAGTTGGATAATCCTGATACCGACGAGTTCAGATATCGGGATGCCACTAGTGCAGCCCGGCACGCACTTAAAATGGCCAAGTTCAAGAGAGAAAGAGCTCAGAGATTGCTTTTCAGAGCAGATCTAGCAATTCACAAGGCCGTTGTTGCTCTCATGACTGCAGAGGCAATCAAAGCATCTTCCGACAATGTAAATGGTGACGGGTAG